CCGATAAAATCAATTCTCATTTTTCGGAATAATAAAAAATATGGGAGGATACCGTCATGACAAAATCAAAAAAGCTTATTGCTTTTCTGTTTACGCTCTGCATTTGTATTTCGCTTGCCGCATGTTCAAGCGGGAATGAGCCCGTAAATTATGCAGACGGAACTTATACGGGGCGCAGCTCTGATTTTAAAGAAGATGAGACCGGCAACGGCTCGGGCTACGGACAGGCGGAGCTGATAATTCGCGACAATCAAATCGTTTCGTGTACGTTTACGCTCTTTGAGCTAGACGGCACACTAAAGGATGAAAGCTACGGA
This region of Clostridia bacterium genomic DNA includes:
- a CDS encoding FMN-binding protein gives rise to the protein MTKSKKLIAFLFTLCICISLAACSSGNEPVNYADGTYTGRSSDFKEDETGNGSGYGQAELIIRDNQIVSCTFTLFELDGTLKDESYGADLSKENRLKAQKAVQAAAKYAEQLVNEGTLDGVDEISGATISYNEFVEAVNDALGKAAANN